One region of Catenuloplanes indicus genomic DNA includes:
- a CDS encoding putative bifunctional diguanylate cyclase/phosphodiesterase, translated as MFALVGVVATGLYVADVAPLVDFALIGAGAIAACFASPAMHDIRPARAWHTLGIAGAFMLTGAILRPIVVPYGSALPAEAFTVPGYVLMIAALADFAYGRRAIDRHSVIDGLIVCVGATTVFTLLFAIPAISIPGRPVLISVLAGLYPTFDAILVLLVVMLAFSTAARRASFRLLLGMMVLIFIGDLAYATIGNQGEFYTSPVLDVPFLLAFTLGGASALHPTARELVRAVPLPVQPWSLARLAVIIPAVAAPFVLTVAGAARTGVERWIVGLGGAVIVLLLILRAVSAVQANAAAQARFEYQATHDELTGLPNRRRLTQILEELLADPSGRGAVWVFFLDLDGFKIVNDSWGHPSGDRLIRRIGQRLRDTLPPEATIARIGGDEFVVIRRGTEAEALEQAQQIVDCVEPPTRVGPAEVVITASMGIVAATRPDDTADSLLRDADTAMYRTKAAGRGKWTVFDASMREAVQERLEIESALRAALADGQLQVFYQPIVDLESGRPRGAEALVRWEHPEKGPIGPNVFIPVAEESRLITGIGAFVLRDAVRQLAAWRADGVVGDDFWMSINVSPRQLTEPCFTGVVAEALRTHGVPARCVALEITESVMVEGGDISEGALRDLRALGVSISVDDFGTGFSSLGYLRRHPVTSVKIDRSFVSGLGASSSDEEIVRAVVAMSTALGLAVVAEGVESTAQRDVLGRLGVRLCQGWLWGKAVDARAFAERWSVDHTVKAR; from the coding sequence ATGTTCGCGCTCGTCGGGGTGGTGGCGACCGGGCTGTACGTGGCCGATGTCGCGCCGCTGGTGGACTTCGCGCTGATCGGTGCGGGCGCGATCGCGGCCTGTTTCGCCAGCCCGGCCATGCACGACATCAGGCCGGCCCGGGCCTGGCACACGCTGGGGATCGCCGGCGCGTTCATGCTGACCGGGGCGATCCTGCGGCCGATCGTGGTGCCGTACGGGTCGGCGCTGCCGGCGGAGGCGTTCACCGTGCCGGGGTACGTGCTGATGATCGCCGCGCTGGCCGACTTCGCGTACGGGCGGCGGGCGATCGACCGGCACTCGGTGATCGACGGGCTGATCGTCTGTGTCGGCGCGACCACCGTGTTCACGCTGCTGTTCGCGATCCCGGCGATCTCGATCCCGGGCCGGCCGGTGCTGATCTCGGTGCTGGCCGGGCTCTATCCGACGTTCGACGCGATCCTGGTGCTGCTGGTGGTGATGCTGGCGTTCAGCACGGCGGCGCGGCGGGCCTCGTTCCGGCTGCTGCTCGGCATGATGGTGCTCATCTTCATCGGGGACCTGGCGTACGCGACCATCGGCAACCAGGGCGAGTTCTACACGTCGCCGGTGCTGGACGTGCCGTTCCTGCTGGCGTTCACGCTGGGCGGCGCGTCCGCGCTGCATCCGACCGCGCGGGAGCTGGTCCGGGCGGTGCCGCTGCCGGTGCAGCCGTGGTCGCTCGCCCGGCTCGCGGTGATCATTCCGGCGGTGGCGGCGCCGTTCGTGCTGACCGTCGCGGGCGCGGCGCGCACCGGCGTGGAGCGCTGGATCGTCGGGCTCGGCGGCGCGGTGATCGTGCTGCTGCTGATCCTGCGCGCGGTCAGCGCGGTGCAGGCGAACGCGGCGGCGCAGGCCCGGTTCGAGTACCAGGCCACGCACGACGAGCTGACCGGGCTGCCGAACCGGCGGCGGCTCACCCAGATCCTGGAGGAGCTGCTCGCGGACCCGTCCGGTCGCGGCGCGGTCTGGGTGTTCTTCCTCGACCTGGACGGCTTCAAGATTGTCAACGACTCGTGGGGGCACCCGTCCGGTGACCGGCTGATCCGGCGGATCGGCCAGCGTCTGCGGGACACGCTGCCGCCGGAGGCCACGATCGCGCGAATCGGCGGCGACGAGTTCGTGGTGATCCGGCGCGGCACCGAGGCGGAGGCGCTGGAGCAGGCGCAGCAGATCGTGGACTGCGTGGAGCCGCCGACCCGGGTCGGGCCGGCCGAGGTGGTGATCACCGCGTCGATGGGGATCGTGGCCGCGACGCGGCCGGACGACACCGCGGACTCGCTGCTGCGGGACGCGGACACCGCGATGTACCGGACCAAGGCGGCCGGGCGCGGGAAGTGGACCGTGTTCGACGCGTCCATGCGCGAGGCCGTGCAGGAGCGGCTGGAGATCGAGAGCGCACTGCGGGCCGCGCTGGCCGACGGCCAGCTCCAGGTGTTCTACCAGCCGATCGTCGACCTGGAGAGCGGGCGGCCGCGCGGCGCGGAGGCGCTGGTCCGGTGGGAGCACCCGGAGAAGGGCCCGATCGGGCCGAACGTGTTCATCCCGGTCGCGGAGGAGTCCCGGCTGATCACCGGCATCGGCGCGTTCGTGCTGCGCGACGCGGTGCGGCAGCTGGCGGCGTGGCGGGCCGACGGCGTGGTCGGCGACGACTTCTGGATGTCGATCAACGTGTCGCCGCGCCAGCTGACCGAACCGTGCTTCACCGGCGTGGTGGCGGAGGCGTTGCGCACGCACGGCGTACCGGCGCGGTGCGTGGCCCTGGAGATCACCGAGTCGGTGATGGTGGAGGGCGGCGACATCAGCGAGGGTGCGCTGCGCGACCTGCGCGCGCTCGGCGTCTCGATCTCGGTGGACGACTTCGGCACCGGCTTCTCGTCGCTCGGCTACCTGCGGCGGCACCCGGTCACCAGCGTGAAGATCGACCGTTCGTTCGTCTCCGGGCTCGGTGCCAGCAGCTCGGACGAGGAGATCGTCCGCGCGGTGGTCGCGATGAGCACCGCGCTCGGGCTGGCCGTGGTCGCCGAGGGCGTGGAGAGCACGGCGCAGCGGGACGTGCTCGGCCGGCTCGGCGTGCGGCTCTGCCAGGGATGGCTGTGGGGCAAGGCGGTGGACGCCCGTGCGTTCGCGGAGCGTTGGTCGGTTGATCACACCGTGAAAGCACGCTAA
- a CDS encoding beta-1,3-glucanase family protein: MASRRKFLGLAAIGAVAVGAPLVATAINSRAFAADGLPMTIVNSSGTFGNNEIFVYVVGTELATGRQGYVKQSGVFTPCSPSDNGADGFADLSVKLNATGTTTINLPKMSGRVYFAIKDKLKFKVVTDGAGNSALQYPAGWVANDPSFSVLHDCVEFTHSDAGMFCNSTMVDMFSIPLGIKLTGSKEQVTGVLKPGGRDAIFAAARALPDFRRLVIGDDLRVIAPGHGIGAGLFSASYFDSAIDEVWAKYATTDLKATTNAGTFTGRVTGGLFTFDKGVKAFAKPTTKDVLFCDGALAAPNDGITGPVAAILGAGFNRSTLISQPNQPSTDPSTFYRAPISNHYSRIIHEQTVDGKAYGFAFDDVVDFASYIQDTAPRAWEVTIEPFGSANPNPGPSASAAATATATASAVATAPGGTRSAFAALPAATADAQAGTQVEGSTVAYVANGDWLRFDNVAFGTDPVRQFTVRAASGAPTGVSGLIEVRLGSRSAAPVGTIAVGNTGGWQSWRSVAGALGGGGVTGTHTVFLTFASGQPADFVNVDWLQFAR, from the coding sequence ATGGCGTCCCGGAGAAAGTTCCTCGGTCTCGCGGCGATCGGTGCGGTGGCGGTCGGCGCCCCGCTCGTGGCCACGGCCATCAACTCACGGGCGTTCGCCGCCGACGGTCTGCCGATGACGATCGTCAACTCGTCCGGGACGTTCGGCAACAACGAGATATTCGTCTACGTCGTCGGCACCGAGTTGGCCACCGGCCGCCAGGGCTACGTCAAGCAGAGCGGCGTCTTCACGCCCTGCTCCCCGTCGGACAACGGTGCCGACGGGTTCGCCGACCTGTCGGTGAAGCTGAACGCGACCGGCACCACCACGATCAACCTGCCGAAGATGTCCGGCCGGGTGTACTTCGCGATCAAGGACAAGCTGAAGTTCAAGGTGGTCACGGACGGCGCCGGCAACTCCGCGCTGCAGTACCCGGCCGGCTGGGTGGCGAACGACCCCAGCTTCTCCGTGCTGCACGACTGCGTCGAGTTCACCCACAGCGACGCCGGGATGTTCTGCAACTCGACCATGGTCGACATGTTCAGCATCCCGCTCGGGATCAAGCTGACCGGCTCGAAGGAGCAGGTTACCGGCGTGCTCAAACCGGGCGGCCGGGACGCGATCTTCGCGGCGGCCCGCGCGCTGCCGGACTTCCGGCGTCTGGTCATCGGCGACGACCTGCGGGTGATCGCGCCCGGTCACGGCATCGGCGCCGGCCTGTTCTCCGCGTCGTACTTCGACTCCGCGATCGACGAGGTGTGGGCCAAGTACGCCACCACGGACCTCAAGGCCACCACCAACGCGGGTACGTTCACCGGCCGCGTCACCGGCGGGCTGTTCACGTTCGACAAGGGCGTCAAGGCGTTCGCGAAGCCGACCACCAAGGACGTGCTCTTCTGCGACGGCGCGCTGGCCGCCCCGAACGACGGCATCACCGGCCCGGTCGCGGCCATCCTCGGCGCCGGCTTCAACCGCTCGACGCTGATCAGCCAGCCGAACCAGCCGAGCACCGACCCGTCCACGTTCTACCGGGCGCCGATCAGCAACCACTACTCGCGGATCATCCACGAGCAGACGGTGGACGGTAAGGCGTACGGGTTCGCGTTCGACGACGTGGTCGACTTCGCGTCCTACATCCAGGACACGGCGCCGCGGGCGTGGGAGGTCACGATCGAGCCGTTCGGGTCCGCGAACCCGAACCCCGGTCCGTCCGCCTCGGCGGCCGCCACCGCGACGGCCACGGCGTCCGCGGTCGCCACCGCACCGGGCGGCACCCGGAGCGCGTTCGCCGCGCTGCCGGCCGCGACCGCGGACGCGCAGGCCGGCACGCAGGTCGAGGGCAGCACGGTGGCGTACGTCGCGAACGGCGACTGGCTGCGCTTCGACAACGTGGCGTTCGGCACCGACCCGGTCCGGCAGTTCACGGTGCGGGCCGCGTCCGGCGCGCCGACCGGCGTCTCCGGCCTGATCGAGGTGCGCCTCGGCTCGCGCTCCGCCGCCCCGGTGGGCACGATCGCGGTCGGCAACACCGGCGGCTGGCAGTCCTGGCGCTCGGTCGCCGGCGCGCTCGGCGGCGGCGGTGTCACCGGCACCCACACGGTCTTCCTGACGTTCGCCAGTGGCCAGCCGGCCGACTTCGTGAACGTCGACTGGCTTCAGTTCGCCCGCTGA
- a CDS encoding YciI family protein, whose translation MKYMILSYAAQLDYDEMGGRDTGRPAWTPEEMAAMGEFMVAFNQKLAESGELVETRALAAPVLTRRVAPDLAGGLPVVTDGPYAETQEVLAGYWIVDVDGIDRATEIAAMLNDTPAPAHVRAGAYADVRPLMDERAELLES comes from the coding sequence ATGAAGTACATGATCCTCAGCTACGCCGCCCAGCTCGACTACGACGAGATGGGCGGGCGGGACACCGGGCGGCCGGCCTGGACGCCCGAGGAGATGGCCGCGATGGGCGAGTTCATGGTCGCGTTCAACCAGAAGCTGGCCGAGTCCGGCGAGCTGGTCGAGACGCGCGCGCTCGCCGCACCGGTGCTCACCCGCCGGGTCGCGCCGGACCTGGCCGGCGGGCTGCCGGTGGTCACGGACGGGCCGTACGCGGAGACCCAGGAGGTCCTGGCCGGCTACTGGATCGTCGACGTGGACGGCATCGACCGGGCCACCGAGATCGCCGCCATGCTGAACGACACACCGGCCCCGGCGCACGTCCGGGCCGGGGCGTACGCGGACGTCCGCCCGCTCATGGACGAGCGCGCCGAGCTGCTCGAGTCGTGA
- a CDS encoding RNA polymerase sigma factor — translation MTVPLEDLLRELAPQVLGAVVRRYGHFDTAEDAVQEALLAAVRDWPRRGRPDDPRAWLITVAARRLTDLLRADSSRLRREWTVALRRDDADVPDADDSLVLLFLCCHPALSVPAQLSLTLKAVGGLSTAEVARALLVPEATITRRITRAKTAIRDSGATFRLPSRAEWDDRLAVVLRVLYLIFNEGYASTAGPSLQRVELAAEAIRLTRLVHRLLPADSEVLGLLALMLLTHARCAARTAPDGALIPMDAQDRTLWDAAAIDEGIALITAALPAGPTGPYQLQAAIAAVHDEAPSAADTDWPQIEALYGLLLRVDASPVVRLNHAVAAAMARGPAAGLALLDDVPPASHRWYAARAHLLEKAGDPAGARDAYLAAAARTSSVPEQRYLRERAGRLSGE, via the coding sequence GTGACCGTCCCGCTCGAGGACCTGTTGCGTGAGCTGGCGCCGCAGGTCCTCGGCGCGGTGGTCCGCCGGTACGGCCACTTCGACACGGCCGAGGACGCGGTGCAGGAGGCGCTGCTCGCGGCGGTCCGGGACTGGCCGCGCCGGGGCCGCCCCGACGACCCGCGTGCCTGGCTGATCACGGTGGCCGCGCGCCGGCTGACCGATCTGCTGCGCGCGGACTCGTCGCGCCTCCGTCGCGAGTGGACGGTCGCGCTGCGCCGCGACGACGCCGACGTCCCGGACGCGGACGACTCGCTCGTGCTGCTGTTCCTCTGCTGTCATCCGGCGCTGTCCGTACCGGCGCAGCTGTCCCTGACGTTGAAGGCGGTCGGCGGGCTGAGCACGGCCGAGGTGGCCCGCGCGCTGTTGGTCCCGGAAGCCACGATCACCCGCCGGATCACGCGCGCGAAGACCGCGATCCGGGACAGCGGCGCCACGTTCCGGCTGCCGTCCCGCGCCGAATGGGACGACCGGCTCGCGGTCGTCCTCCGCGTCCTCTACCTGATCTTCAACGAGGGGTACGCGAGCACCGCCGGCCCGTCGCTGCAACGCGTCGAGCTGGCCGCCGAGGCGATCCGGCTGACCCGGCTGGTGCACCGCCTGCTGCCCGCGGACAGCGAGGTGCTCGGTCTGCTCGCGCTGATGCTGCTCACCCACGCCCGGTGCGCGGCCCGGACCGCCCCGGACGGTGCGCTGATCCCGATGGACGCGCAGGACCGCACGCTCTGGGACGCGGCCGCGATCGACGAGGGCATCGCGCTGATCACGGCCGCGCTGCCGGCCGGGCCGACCGGCCCGTACCAGCTGCAGGCCGCGATCGCGGCGGTGCACGACGAGGCGCCGTCCGCTGCGGACACCGACTGGCCGCAGATCGAGGCGCTGTACGGCCTGCTGCTGCGCGTCGACGCGTCCCCGGTCGTCCGGCTCAACCATGCGGTCGCGGCCGCGATGGCCCGGGGCCCGGCCGCCGGGCTCGCGCTGCTCGACGACGTGCCGCCCGCGTCGCACCGCTGGTACGCGGCCCGCGCCCACCTGCTGGAGAAGGCCGGTGACCCGGCCGGTGCCCGGGACGCCTATCTGGCCGCGGCGGCCCGCACGTCCAGCGTCCCGGAACAGCGTTACCTGCGGGAACGTGCCGGACGCCTGAGCGGCGAGTGA
- the serA gene encoding phosphoglycerate dehydrogenase produces the protein MIDDGKARVLLLENIHPDAVARFESEGYVVESVSSALDEEELISRIEGVSLLGIRSKTKVTARVIEAAKDLAAIGAFCIGTDQIDQVAASEAGIAVFNAPFSNTRSVVELALAEIIALTRRLTEKNNGMHAGIWDKAADGSHEVRGRRLGIVGYGNIGTQLSVLAEALGMRVYFYDSADKLSLGNARRCSTLNELLDVADIVTIHVDGRPGNSGFFGDEQFARMKPGSIFLNLSRGLVIDHDALRRHLESGHIAGAAVDVFPVEPKGRGDEFQSGLRGLPNVILTPHIGGSTEEAQADIGAFVSNKLATYLTEGNTTLSVNLPSVALPPHGDGHRLVYLHRNTPGVLAQVNSVLAEHSVNVEGQLLATKGEYGYLLTDIGIDFTSELINQLAALPQTVRLRVIA, from the coding sequence ATGATCGACGACGGTAAGGCGCGAGTCCTTCTCCTGGAGAACATCCACCCCGACGCGGTGGCCCGGTTCGAGTCCGAGGGCTATGTCGTCGAGTCTGTCTCCTCCGCGCTCGACGAGGAGGAGCTGATCTCGCGGATCGAGGGCGTGTCGCTGCTCGGCATCCGGTCCAAGACGAAGGTGACCGCGCGCGTCATCGAGGCCGCGAAGGATCTGGCCGCGATCGGCGCGTTCTGCATCGGCACCGACCAGATCGACCAGGTCGCGGCGTCCGAGGCCGGCATCGCGGTGTTCAACGCACCGTTCTCCAACACCCGCAGCGTGGTCGAGCTGGCGCTCGCCGAGATCATCGCGCTGACCCGCCGGCTGACCGAGAAGAACAACGGCATGCACGCCGGCATCTGGGACAAGGCGGCCGACGGCAGCCACGAGGTCCGCGGCCGGCGGCTCGGCATCGTCGGGTACGGCAACATCGGCACCCAGCTGTCCGTGCTGGCCGAGGCGCTGGGCATGCGCGTCTACTTCTACGACAGCGCGGACAAGCTGTCGCTCGGCAACGCGCGCCGGTGCAGCACGCTCAACGAGCTGCTGGACGTGGCGGACATCGTGACCATCCACGTGGACGGCCGGCCGGGCAACAGCGGCTTCTTCGGCGACGAGCAGTTCGCCCGGATGAAGCCGGGCAGCATCTTCCTGAACCTGTCCCGCGGCCTCGTCATCGACCACGACGCGCTGCGCCGGCACCTGGAGAGCGGCCACATCGCGGGCGCGGCCGTCGACGTGTTCCCGGTCGAGCCGAAGGGCCGCGGCGACGAGTTCCAGTCCGGACTGCGCGGCCTGCCGAACGTGATCCTCACCCCGCACATCGGCGGCTCGACCGAGGAGGCGCAGGCCGACATCGGCGCGTTCGTCTCCAACAAGCTGGCGACCTACCTGACCGAGGGCAACACCACGCTCAGCGTGAACCTGCCGTCCGTCGCGCTGCCGCCGCACGGCGACGGTCACCGCCTGGTCTACCTGCACCGCAACACCCCGGGCGTGCTCGCGCAGGTCAACAGCGTGCTCGCGGAGCACTCGGTGAACGTCGAGGGTCAGCTGCTGGCCACCAAGGGCGAGTACGGCTACCTGCTCACCGACATCGGCATCGACTTCACCTCCGAGCTGATCAACCAGCTCGCCGCGCTCCCCCAGACCGTCCGTCTCCGCGTCATCGCCTGA
- a CDS encoding RNA polymerase sigma factor: MHDELLVVRAQLGERDAFADLVRAWHDPVHTFARRMIGPRDADDVAQEVWLAVVRGLPRLREPARFAPWLFRIARRAVTNRLRAEYAQPAAETTAPEPDVGDLVADRATIAAGLAGVPVRERELLILFYLQDLSLESCAEICDVPVGTVKSRLARGRRLLRDALTRKGPQR, from the coding sequence ATGCACGATGAACTGCTGGTCGTCCGCGCCCAGCTCGGCGAGCGGGACGCGTTCGCCGACCTGGTCCGGGCCTGGCACGATCCGGTACACACGTTCGCCCGCCGCATGATCGGCCCCCGCGACGCGGACGACGTGGCCCAGGAGGTGTGGCTCGCCGTCGTCCGCGGCCTGCCCCGCCTCCGCGAGCCCGCGCGGTTCGCGCCGTGGCTGTTCCGCATCGCCCGGCGGGCCGTCACCAACCGGCTCCGCGCGGAGTACGCGCAGCCGGCCGCCGAGACCACCGCGCCCGAACCCGACGTCGGCGACCTGGTCGCGGACCGCGCCACGATCGCGGCCGGGCTGGCCGGCGTCCCGGTCCGCGAACGCGAGCTGCTGATCCTCTTCTACCTTCAGGACCTCTCCCTGGAGTCCTGCGCCGAGATCTGCGACGTCCCGGTCGGCACGGTCAAGTCACGCCTCGCCCGCGGCCGCCGGCTGCTGCGCGACGCCCTCACCCGGAAGGGACCTCAGCGATGA
- a CDS encoding LLM class flavin-dependent oxidoreductase, with protein sequence MNEEQSVRFGLDTFGDVTAGPDGKRLPYAQVIRDVVEQAVLAEQVGVDAFGVGEHHRDDYAVSAPEIVLAAIAARTSTIRLGTAVTVLSSDDPVRVFERFATLDAISHGRAEITLGRGSFTESFPLFGYELRDYEKLFVEKLDLMSHLLDEGPVTWSGTVRAALAKQEVYPKTESGRITTWIGVGGSPESVVRAASYKLPLVLAIIGGEPARFAPYVELYHRALTELGTPKLPVAVHAPGFVAETDREAADTLWPHLRVIMDRIGRERGWPPMTRRRFDSDIAEGALHVGSPETVAQKIARTIKALGIQRFDLKYSNGTLPHDAMSRSIELYGTQVIPRVRELLAD encoded by the coding sequence GTGAACGAGGAACAGAGCGTGCGGTTCGGGCTGGACACCTTCGGCGACGTGACGGCCGGCCCGGACGGCAAACGGTTGCCGTACGCGCAGGTCATCCGCGACGTGGTGGAGCAGGCCGTGCTGGCCGAGCAGGTAGGGGTGGACGCGTTCGGCGTCGGCGAGCACCACCGGGACGACTACGCGGTGTCCGCGCCGGAGATCGTGCTGGCCGCGATCGCGGCACGCACCTCCACGATCCGGCTGGGTACGGCCGTGACCGTGCTCAGCTCGGACGACCCGGTGCGGGTGTTCGAGCGGTTCGCCACGCTGGACGCGATCTCGCACGGACGCGCCGAGATCACGCTGGGCCGGGGCTCGTTCACCGAGTCGTTCCCGCTGTTCGGGTACGAGCTGCGCGACTACGAGAAGCTGTTCGTCGAGAAGCTGGACCTGATGTCGCACCTGCTCGACGAGGGCCCGGTCACCTGGTCCGGCACGGTCCGCGCGGCGCTGGCGAAGCAGGAGGTCTACCCGAAGACCGAGTCGGGCCGGATCACCACGTGGATCGGCGTCGGCGGCAGCCCGGAGTCGGTGGTGCGCGCGGCGTCGTACAAACTGCCGCTGGTGCTGGCGATCATCGGTGGTGAGCCGGCCCGGTTCGCGCCGTACGTCGAGCTGTACCACCGGGCGCTGACCGAGCTGGGCACGCCGAAGCTGCCGGTCGCGGTGCACGCGCCCGGGTTCGTCGCGGAGACCGACCGGGAGGCGGCGGACACGCTCTGGCCGCACCTGCGCGTGATCATGGACCGGATCGGCCGGGAGCGCGGCTGGCCGCCGATGACCCGCCGCCGCTTCGACTCGGACATCGCCGAGGGCGCGCTGCACGTCGGCTCGCCGGAGACGGTGGCGCAGAAGATCGCCCGGACGATCAAGGCGCTCGGCATCCAGCGGTTCGACCTGAAGTACTCCAACGGCACGCTCCCGCACGACGCGATGAGCCGCTCGATCGAGCTGTACGGCACGCAGGTCATCCCCCGGGTCCGCGAGCTGCTGGCGGATTGA
- a CDS encoding serine hydrolase domain-containing protein produces MSLDVIRSSLPALLARFSVPGAVLAVSAGGERFALAHGVLNSRTGVEVTTDSLFQVGSITKVWTTTLIMQLAAEGLLELDAPVRAYLPSFRLGSETAAATVTIRHLLCHTGGFEGDLFTDTGRGDDCVARFVDTLGDTPQLFPPGTMLSYNNAGFAVLGRVVEVLRDRPFDVCLRESIAAPLGITALATDAYEAVLHRTAVGHIAPSLGAPLAPAPVWALPRSNAPAGSMLAMSAGDLLLFARMHMSGGDGLLSPASVKAMQQRAADRPAPGLPGAGWGLGWEIMNDTGTVIGHDGGTIGQAAFLRVIPDRDVAIALLTNGGDAASLYHALLPPLIEELTGITLPAPARPPARPEPIDATRYLGTYSSRVADLTVTQDPAGRLWLHDTPKGIFTQLGPPTPPQELVRLTGDTLIVRDHPGTAHPVYAFLGTDTDGRALFLHGGRATRRVPRPRQR; encoded by the coding sequence ATGTCTCTCGATGTGATCAGATCATCACTGCCCGCATTGCTCGCCCGTTTCTCCGTGCCCGGCGCGGTGCTGGCGGTGTCCGCGGGCGGTGAACGGTTCGCGCTCGCGCACGGCGTGCTCAACTCGCGGACCGGCGTCGAGGTGACCACCGACTCGCTCTTCCAGGTCGGCTCGATCACCAAGGTCTGGACCACCACGCTGATCATGCAGCTGGCCGCGGAGGGCCTGCTCGAACTGGACGCCCCGGTCCGCGCCTACCTGCCGTCCTTCCGGCTCGGCTCGGAAACCGCCGCGGCGACCGTGACGATCCGCCACCTGCTCTGCCACACCGGCGGTTTCGAGGGCGACCTGTTCACCGACACCGGCCGCGGCGACGACTGCGTGGCCCGGTTCGTCGACACGCTCGGCGACACCCCGCAGCTCTTCCCGCCCGGCACCATGCTCTCCTACAACAACGCCGGTTTCGCCGTCCTCGGCCGCGTCGTCGAGGTGCTACGCGACCGCCCGTTCGACGTCTGCCTGCGCGAGTCGATCGCCGCCCCGCTCGGCATCACCGCGCTCGCCACCGACGCCTACGAGGCGGTTCTGCACCGCACCGCGGTCGGCCACATCGCCCCGTCCCTCGGCGCCCCGCTCGCCCCCGCCCCGGTCTGGGCGCTGCCCCGCTCCAACGCCCCGGCCGGCAGCATGCTCGCGATGAGCGCCGGCGACCTGCTGCTCTTCGCCCGCATGCACATGTCCGGCGGCGACGGCCTGCTCTCCCCGGCCAGCGTCAAGGCGATGCAGCAGCGCGCCGCCGACCGCCCCGCCCCCGGCCTGCCCGGCGCCGGCTGGGGCCTCGGCTGGGAGATCATGAACGACACCGGCACCGTCATCGGCCACGACGGCGGCACCATCGGCCAGGCCGCCTTCCTCCGCGTCATCCCGGACCGCGACGTCGCGATAGCCTTGCTCACCAACGGCGGCGACGCGGCCTCGCTCTACCACGCGCTGCTACCACCGCTGATCGAGGAGCTGACCGGCATCACGCTCCCCGCGCCCGCCCGGCCGCCGGCGCGGCCCGAGCCGATCGACGCCACCCGCTACCTCGGCACCTACTCCTCCCGCGTCGCCGACCTCACCGTCACCCAGGACCCGGCCGGCCGCCTCTGGCTGCACGACACCCCGAAGGGCATCTTCACCCAGCTCGGCCCGCCCACCCCGCCCCAGGAACTCGTCCGCCTCACCGGCGACACGCTGATCGTCCGCGACCACCCCGGCACCGCACACCCGGTCTACGCCTTCCTCGGCACCGACACCGACGGCCGCGCCCTCTTCCTCCACGGCGGCCGCGCCACCAGACGCGTCCCCCGGCCCCGTCAGCGATAG
- a CDS encoding cyclic-phosphate processing receiver domain-containing protein — protein sequence MPTILVDDLRSFTDERAVLVARSGAEGVVLLDRHRGEHIDELWLDHDLGGTDTVWPVVALLERAAFDGEPFSIGTVVVHSANPPGVAALVQALGRWGYRARPAPGVPAVAYR from the coding sequence GTGCCGACCATCCTCGTCGACGATCTTCGGTCCTTCACCGATGAGCGCGCCGTGCTCGTGGCCCGCAGCGGTGCCGAGGGCGTCGTGCTGCTCGACCGGCATCGCGGGGAGCACATCGACGAGCTGTGGCTCGATCACGACCTCGGCGGCACGGACACGGTCTGGCCGGTCGTCGCGCTGCTCGAGCGGGCGGCGTTCGACGGGGAGCCGTTCAGCATCGGGACGGTCGTCGTCCACTCGGCCAACCCGCCGGGCGTGGCCGCGCTCGTCCAGGCGCTGGGGCGCTGGGGTTACCGGGCGCGGCCGGCGCCCGGCGTGCCGGCGGTCGCCTATCGCTGA